A genomic window from Vitis riparia cultivar Riparia Gloire de Montpellier isolate 1030 chromosome 18, EGFV_Vit.rip_1.0, whole genome shotgun sequence includes:
- the LOC117906663 gene encoding zinc finger protein GIS2-like isoform X2, with the protein MANNCPNEGICHSCNKTGHRARDCPTPGLPSGDLRLCNNCYKQGHIAADCTNDKACKNCRKTGHIARDCQNEPVCNLCNIAGHVARQCPKAEIFGERGGGGRNTGFRDVICRSCNQVGHMSRDCMVSLVICNNCGGRGHMAFECPSGRFMDRMPRRY; encoded by the coding sequence ATGGCCAACAACTGTCCCAATGAGGGAATCTGCCATTCgtgcaataagactggtcatCGTGCCAGAGACTGCCCAACTCCTGGGTTGCCATCTGGGGACTTGAGGTTGTGCAATAACTGCTACAAGCAAGGCCATATTGCAGCTGACTGTACAAATGATAAGGCATGCAAGAACTGCAGGAAGACTGGCCACATAGCACGTGACTGTCAGAACGAACCAGTTTGCAACTTGTGCAACATAGCTGGGCATGTGGCTAGGCAATGCCCAAAGGCCGAGATTTTTGGAGAGAGGGGTGGTGGGGGTCGCAACACTGGTTTTCGAGATGTTATCTGCAGGAGCTGCAACCAGGTGGGTCATATGAGCAGGGATTGCATGGTTTCCTTGGTCATATGTAATAACTGCGGTGGTAGGGGCCATATGGCATTTGAATGCCCATCAGGAAGATTTATGGACCGTATGCCTCGCCGGTACTGA
- the LOC117906663 gene encoding zinc finger protein GIS2-like isoform X1: protein MSSRSTSRSRSQSRSRSRSPRDRRIRSQRLSYRDAPYRRESRRGFSQGNLCNNCKRPGHFARECPNVAICNNCNLPGHIASECTTQSLCWNCREPGHMANNCPNEGICHSCNKTGHRARDCPTPGLPSGDLRLCNNCYKQGHIAADCTNDKACKNCRKTGHIARDCQNEPVCNLCNIAGHVARQCPKAEIFGERGGGGRNTGFRDVICRSCNQVGHMSRDCMVSLVICNNCGGRGHMAFECPSGRFMDRMPRRY from the exons ATGAGTTCACGTAGCACCAGCAGGAGCAGGAGTCAGAGTCGGAGCCGGAGCAGGAGTCCACGAGATCGCAGGATCCGATCTCAACGCTTGTCCTATCGTGATGCTCCTTATAGGAGAGAGTCACGTAGGGGTTTCAG CCAAGGCAATCTGTGCAACAACTGCAAGCGGCCAGGTCACTTTGCAAGAGAATGCCCTAATGTGGCTATTTGTAACAACTGTAACCTTCCTGG GCACATTGCATCAGAGTGCACCACACAATCATTATGTTGGAATTGTCGAGAACCAGGTCACATGGCCAACAACTGTCCCAATGAGGGAATCTGCCATTCgtgcaataagactggtcatCGTGCCAGAGACTGCCCAACTCCTGGGTTGCCATCTGGGGACTTGAGGTTGTGCAATAACTGCTACAAGCAAGGCCATATTGCAGCTGACTGTACAAATGATAAGGCATGCAAGAACTGCAGGAAGACTGGCCACATAGCACGTGACTGTCAGAACGAACCAGTTTGCAACTTGTGCAACATAGCTGGGCATGTGGCTAGGCAATGCCCAAAGGCCGAGATTTTTGGAGAGAGGGGTGGTGGGGGTCGCAACACTGGTTTTCGAGATGTTATCTGCAGGAGCTGCAACCAGGTGGGTCATATGAGCAGGGATTGCATGGTTTCCTTGGTCATATGTAATAACTGCGGTGGTAGGGGCCATATGGCATTTGAATGCCCATCAGGAAGATTTATGGACCGTATGCCTCGCCGGTACTGA
- the LOC117907251 gene encoding protein LTV1 homolog gives MGKKKFIDKKKSATFQLLARDSSDPNYQDSPGHDRVFIRVDSNPYSVDGIFHESDDLSGPSHYADDPDSIFADAPDDENDGEEDDRVFGKQSSSQLSIGATAAAAVPLPDHVRREILELGFPDDGYNYLTHLREIKNTGGGSAFYHNSKARLDQLPLDVKGYDASRVHIGDVKRDPDEKALYSVAEKTVGVRLQKAVDPEVAALLDSNDSVLGSDVEDLEEDFVIQANIHEEGKDDFIGKKLTKEDVDESCTQEPQEDLVEFVGHDEIRNQFVGAGDDNIISEEPRVHRLLDEQFDQLERMEYGTESDDDYGGSVAEDYESLADKLNHALKDHATDDLELDEKYRVPADLLRDKEGLKDSGSLDSSADVIRRCVEYAEKYENEDPNEDVVVLEESSDESGGWDCETIVSTYSNLDNHPGKIEAPEITRKKKLVETVSGPLSATNHVIPLRGKEKLPVDFLPRGKKPSTEKAKDVSSLRTEQQKRKKIGQEEKKEKKERKAAVKEERREARRVKKETKEMYKSETQRAQRVAAISGPSSIHLS, from the exons ATGGGGAAGAAGAAGTTCATCGACAAGAAAAAATCCGCAACATTCCAGTTACTCGCTCGCGACTCATCCGATCCCAATTACCAAGATTCACCAGGTCATGATCGAGTCTTCATTAGGGTTGACAGCAATCCATATTCAGTCGACGGTATCTTCCACGAAAGCGACGACCTTTCCGGGCCTAGCCATTACGCCGACGACCCTGATTCTATCTTCGCCGACGCACCCGACGACGAAAACGACGGCGAAGAAGATGATCGGGTTTTTGGGAAGCAGAGTTCATCGCAGCTGTCAATTGGTGCGACGGCGGCGGCGGCGGTGCCGTTGCCGGATCATGTGAGGAGAGAGATTTTGGAGCTAGGGTTTCCTGATGATGGCTATAACTATTTGACTCATTTAAGGGAGATCAAGAATACTGGAGGCGGTTCGGCGTTTTATCATAACAGTAAGGCCAGGCTTGATCAGCTTCCCCTCGATGTCAAG GGATATGATGCTTCAAGAGTTCATATTGGAGATGTGAAAAGAGACCCGGATGAGAAGGCCCTTTACAGTGTTGCAGAGAAGACTGTCGGTGTGAGGCTTCAGAAAGCAGTTGATCCTGAAGTGGCTGCATTGTTAGATTCCAATGATTCTGTGCTTGGTTCTGATGTAGAGGATTTGGAAGAGGATTTTGTTATTCAGGCTAATATTCATGAAGAAGGGAAGGATGATTTCATTGGTAAGAAATTAACAAAAGAAGATGTTGATGAATCTTGCACCCAAGAACCACAAGAAGACCTGGTTGAATTTGTTGGTCATGATGAAATAAGAAACCAATTTGTAGGAGCTGGAGATGACAATATTATTAGCGAGGAGCCAAGAGTTCACCGTCTTTTGGATGAGCAATTTGATCAG CTTGAGCGTATGGAATATGGCACAGAAAGTGATGATGATTACGGCGGTTCTGTAGCTGAGGATTATGAATCTCTTGCAGACAAGCTAAATCATGCTCTTAAGGACCATGCGACAGATGACTTGgaacttgatgaaaaatatagGGTTCCTGCAGATTTATTGCGTGACAAAGAGGGACTAAAAGATTCAGGGTCATTGGACTCATCTGCTGATGTGATTCGTCGTTGTGTGGAATATGCTGAAAAGTATGAAAATGAAGACCCAAATGAAGATGTTGTTGTTCTAGAGGAAAGTAGTGATGAATCCGGAGGGTGGGATTGTGAAACTATCGTTTCTACATATTCAAATCTTGATAATCACCCAGGAAAAATTGAAGCCCCAGAAataactagaaagaaaaagttggTTGAAACTGTCTCTGGACCCTTGAGTGCCACCAATCATGTAATACCCCTTCGAGGGAAAGAGAAGCTCCCTGTTGACTTTTTGCCTCGTGGCAAAAAACCTTCTACAGAGAAGGCTAAGGATGTGAGTAGCCTGAGAACTGAGCAgcagaagaggaagaaaattggtcaggaggaaaagaaagaaaagaaagaacgaAAG GCTGCTGTAAAAGAGGAACGGCGAGAGGCACGGCGTgtgaaaaaggaaacaaaggaGATGTACAAGTCTGAAACCCAGCGTGCTCAAAGAGTTGCTGCTATTTCTGGCCCATCTTCAATTCATCTTTC GTAA
- the LOC117907031 gene encoding LOW QUALITY PROTEIN: uncharacterized TPR repeat-containing protein At1g05150-like (The sequence of the model RefSeq protein was modified relative to this genomic sequence to represent the inferred CDS: inserted 1 base in 1 codon), with product MATRGSRSEKVKRIFQQFDVNCDGGLNRDEMADLVVAVNPRVKFSDAQISAILDEVFRTYGEFIDGEKGLTYDGLLRTYDDGAGDVDRDFDALGLELNSDDNKGKSAASSSSIADERVLEPHKKQRTAAWAASPNHGIVFDETWKVVDDLEILIKRLKAKQVKDGKMKGDNFDAYSDPGWSRELGPSAEMSEKRVVWEESGHDYALFVKELGVLRTKADGARSREEAFDGHMAIGRVLYEHQLFKEALVSFKRACELHPVDVRSHFRAGNCLYVLGRHGEAKEEFTLALEAAENGGNQSAYLLPQIHVNLGIALEGEGMVMSACEHYREAAILCPTHFRALKLLGSALFGVGEYRAAVKALEEAIFMKADYADAHCDLASALHAMGEGEKAIPVFQKAIDLKPGHVDALYNLGGLYMDMGRFQRASEMYTRVLAVCPNHWRAQLNKAVSLLGAGEAEEAKKALKEALKMTNRVELHDAISHLKQLQKKKVKPNGSANGEGXFSIVEPSKFKTVGEKTALRPELANTLEIRAFQRITRLRGCDVDLLKKEMTENDVPVSYSGGGVPEKSIRKPNLEVILRRLLQFLKPETFQGAVKAINERILSVLDETGSGRVDLGMFFSVLAPICGGSPDKRKRVAYDALLWRPVNEGSAQIRKPDALKYIKLLRAIYIPSHGVSEMLEVHGEADVSMVSLSEFLLMFDDPDWGFGIMSSLVKLETGDRTRHGRYACSVCRYPIIGSRFKEMKSHFSLCNQCYSEGKVPSTFKQEEYRFKEYGSESEAMKDKCLCFNLQSKSSSYNDP from the exons ATGGCAACGAGGGGAAGCAGATCAGAGAAGGTGAAGAGGATATTTCAGCAATTCGATGTCAACTGTGATGGGGGTCTCAATAGAGATGAAATGGCGGATTTGGTGGTGGCAGTGAACCCTAGGGTTAAGTTCAGCGATGCCCAAATCAGTGCGATTCTGGATGAGGTTTTCCGTACATACGGTGAGTTCATCGACGGCGAGAAGGGGCTCACCTACGACGGCTTATTGAGGACTTACGATGACGGGGCTGGGGACGTCGACCGCGATTTCGACGCGCTTGGGCTGGAGCTGAATTCGGATGACAACAAGGGGAAGTCGGCGGCATCTTCGTCGTCGATTGCGGACGAGAGGGTGTTGGAGCCGCACAAGAAGCAGAGGACGGCAGCGTGGGCGGCGTCGCCGAACCACGGCATTGTGTTCGACGAGACGTGGAAAGTGGTGGACGATTTGGAGATATTGATCAAGAGGTTGAAGGCAAAGCAGGTGAAGGATGGGAAAATGAAAGGTGATAATTTTGATGCATATTCAGATCCGGGATGGTCGAGAGAGTTGGGACCGTCCGCGGAGATGTCAGAGAAAAGGGTAGTTTGGGAAGAGTCTGGGCATGATTATGCTCTGTTTGTGAAGGAATTGGGGGTTTTGAGGACTAAGGCTGATGGGGCAAGGTCAAGAGAGGAAGCATTTGATGGGCATATGGCAATAGGAAGGGTTTTGTATGAGCATCAGTTGTTTAAGGAAGCATTGGTGAGTTTCAAGAGGGCTTGTGAGTTGCATCCTGTAGATGTAAGGTCACATTTTAGAGCTGGGAATTGTTTGTATGTTCTTGGGAGACATGGGGAGGCAAAGGAGGAGTTCACATTGGCGCTTGAGGCTGCTGAGAATGGGGGGAATCAGTCGGCTTATTTGCTTCCGCAGATTCATGTGAATCTCGGGATTGCGCTTGAAGGTGAAGGGATGGTTATGAGTGCTTGTGAGCATTATAGAGAAGCTGCAATTCTTTGTCCAACTCATTTTAGGGCTTTGAAACTCTTGGGTAGTGCTCTGTTTGGTGTAGGTGAATATAGGGCAGCGGTTAAGGCATTAGAAGAGGCTATTTTTATGAAAGCAGATTATGCAGATGCGCATTGTGACTTGGCTTCGGCTTTGCATGCTATGGGTGAGGGTGAGAAGGCAATTCCAGTGTTTCAAAAGGCTATTGATTTGAAACCTGGTCATGTGGATGCTTTGTACAATTTGGGCGGGCTTTATATGGACATGGGTAGGTTTCAGAGAGCTTCAGAGATGTATACCAGGGTTTTAGCTGTTTGTCCAAACCATTGGAGGGCCCAGCTAAACAAGGCTGTTTCCCTGTTGGGGGCCGGTGAAGCAGAGGAAGCCAAGAAAGCTTTGAAAGAAGCATTAAAAATGACAAACAGGGTAGAATTGCATGATGCGATATCTCACTTGAAGCAGCTGCAGAAGAAGAAGGTGAAGCCTAATGGGAGTGCCAATGGGGAGG CTTTTTCTATTGTGGAACCCTCAAAATTTAAGACAGTGGGTGAGAAGACTGCATTGAGGCCAGAATTGGCCAATACTCTTGAAATTAGGGCTTTTCAAAGGATCACCAGGTTGAGAGGTTGTGATGTGGATCTTCTGAAGAAGGAAATGACTGAAAATGATGTGCCAGTGTCCTATTCTGGTGGTGGTGTACCTGAGAAATCCATACGCAAGCCCAATTTGGAGGTGATTCTCCGCAGGTTACTCCAGTTTTTGAAGCCTGAAACATTTCAAGGAGCTGTTAAAGCTATAAACGAGAGGATCCTTTCTGTTTTGGATGAAACTGGCTCTGGGAGGGTGGATTTGGGCATGTTTTTTTCTGTTCTTGCACCCATTTGTGGTGGTTCACCAGACAAGCGAAAACGGGTGGCCTATGATGCACTTTTGTGGCGACCTGTGAATGAAGGTAGTGCTCAAATAAGAAAGCCTGATGCTCTTAAATATATCAAACTGTTGAGGGCCATATACATTCCTTCTCATGGGGTTAGTGAAATGCTAGAAGTACATGGAGAAGCAGATGTTTCAATGGTGTCCTTGTCCgagtttcttttgatgtttgatgatcCTGATTGGGGTTTCGGTATCATGTCCAGTCTGGTGAAGCTTGAAACTGGGGATAGGACTCGCCATGGTCGCTATGCTTGCTCAGTTTGCCGCTACCCCATTATTGGGTCCCGCTTCAAGGAGATGAAATCACATTTTAGTCTGTGCAATCAATGCTACAGTGAAGGAAAGGTGCCTTCTACTTTCAAGCAAGAAGAGTATAGATTCAAAGAGTATGGTAGCGAGTCTGAAGCTATGAAAGATAAGTGCCTGTGCTTTAATTTGCAATCTAAGAGCTCCTCTTATAATGATCCATAG